One region of Quercus lobata isolate SW786 chromosome 2, ValleyOak3.0 Primary Assembly, whole genome shotgun sequence genomic DNA includes:
- the LOC115978335 gene encoding uncharacterized protein LOC115978335: MSSTRRSNSRRHTLPLSSCNNCNNTENKDYSLSLLPYFAYLNLTISSMSTIYRAYIHNDLAMIIFIVFVYFAYFMLDHCFTVFNKLPPNDDSQKKEFLKFTICVLSTSILFGFACQFATFLSLAASLSIFLVVIASSFCLFYVYFVYDDPKMFRSSRPKNEKVNSKKTKQTKPFLEIV, from the coding sequence ATGTCATCAACCCGTCGCAGTAATAGTAGGAGACACACACTTCCTCTTTCTTCTTGCAACAACTGCAACAACACTGAGAACAAAGATTACAGCCTCAGCCTCCTCCCTTACTTTGCTTATCTAAACCTCACAATTAGCAGTATGAGCACAATCTACCGTGCCTATATCCACAACGACTTGGCCATGATCATTTTCATAGTTTTTGTCTACTTCGCATACTTTATGTTGGACCATTGTTTCACTGTGTTCAATAAGTTGCCCCCAAATGATGACTCGCAGAAGAAAGAGTTCCTGAAGTTCACTATCTGTGTTTTGTCTACCTCCATCTTGTTCGGCTTTGCGTGTCAATTCGCTACGTTTTTAAGCTTGGCTGCTAGCTTGTCTATCTTTCTTGTTGTAATTGCAAGTAGCTTCTGCCTCTTCTATGTGTACTTTGTCTATGATGACCCCAAAATGTTTCGGAGCTCTCGTCCTAAAAACGAAAAAGTGAATAGCAAGAAAACCAAGCAAACCAAACCCTTTTTGGAAATTGTCTAA